In Tepidanaerobacter syntrophicus, the following are encoded in one genomic region:
- the dtd gene encoding D-aminoacyl-tRNA deacylase produces the protein MRAVVQRVKEAAVSVNDEQIAKIGKGMTVFVGIAAGDTIKDVDYIAEKIVGLRIFEDDEGKMNKSIQDIDGEILMISQFTLLGDVRKGRRPSFTQAAPPDEAQKLYEALVDACNQKVKTKKGQFQAQMLVYILNDGPVTILVDSNKNF, from the coding sequence ATGCGGGCGGTAGTTCAGAGAGTAAAAGAAGCAGCAGTTTCTGTGAATGATGAGCAGATTGCCAAAATAGGCAAAGGAATGACGGTTTTCGTCGGAATAGCTGCCGGCGATACTATAAAAGATGTTGATTATATTGCAGAAAAAATTGTAGGGCTCAGGATATTTGAAGATGACGAAGGGAAGATGAATAAATCAATACAAGATATTGATGGAGAAATTCTTATGATATCCCAGTTCACACTGTTGGGGGATGTTCGAAAAGGACGCAGGCCTAGTTTTACTCAAGCAGCTCCGCCTGATGAGGCGCAAAAACTTTATGAGGCTCTTGTGGACGCCTGCAATCAGAAGGTTAAAACAAAAAAAGGCCAGTTTCAAGCCCAAATGCTCGTTTATATATTAAACGACGGCCCTGTTACGATATTAGTTGACAGTAATAAAAATTTCTAA
- a CDS encoding MBL fold metallo-hydrolase has product MFVKRLSVGPLEANCYIVSDKKTGEAVVIDPGGDADKILDVIKSKDLKVKYIILTHGHIDHIGALNEIKKATNAKIAIHEKDANMLLSPEDNLSIYVGGGFAQTPAEIFLKGGERFKVGDLTFEIIHTPGHTPGGISIRVDGMLFTGDTLFAGSVGRTDFPGGSYDELIKSIKEKLLPLGDDISILPGHGEASDIGFEKRTNPFLAEV; this is encoded by the coding sequence ATGTTTGTAAAACGCTTATCAGTCGGCCCATTAGAAGCTAACTGCTACATTGTTTCTGATAAAAAAACCGGTGAAGCTGTTGTAATAGATCCGGGCGGAGATGCTGATAAAATTTTGGACGTCATAAAATCTAAGGACCTCAAAGTAAAGTATATAATTTTGACACATGGCCATATTGATCATATCGGCGCATTAAACGAAATAAAAAAGGCAACAAATGCTAAAATAGCTATTCATGAAAAAGATGCTAATATGCTGTTATCTCCGGAAGACAATCTTTCAATCTATGTAGGTGGCGGCTTTGCTCAAACTCCGGCAGAAATATTTTTAAAAGGTGGCGAAAGATTTAAAGTTGGTGATCTTACCTTTGAGATAATTCATACACCCGGACATACTCCTGGAGGAATCTCTATTAGAGTCGATGGGATGTTGTTTACAGGAGACACTTTATTTGCCGGTTCGGTAGGCCGTACAGATTTCCCGGGGGGATCTTACGATGAGCTTATTAAGTCAATTAAAGAAAAACTTCTCCCCTTGGGTGACGATATTTCAATTCTCCCAGGCCATGGAGAAGCTTCCGACATTGGCTTTGAAAAGCGCACAAATCCATTTCTTGCAGAGGTATAA